In a single window of the Anaerotruncus rubiinfantis genome:
- a CDS encoding HAD-IIB family hydrolase: MKKKLSDYLIVSDVDWTLMPTPGPIPARNLEALEYFTEKGGRFCIASGRPLVSVRRYIDLLPVNAPCIVFNGSAVYDYAQHRLYYARYLPGTFAGYVQKLIQLFPQIGFAVYEMYQIHALHNVEQTRAYMQIEGLPIFPLGAEELTGDYFKLLMAMPEELVGPVSEFVRAQCWDDVEFVTSGPNFLEMLPKGSNKGEGIRQLSRQCGILHESIVAIGDYYNDFEMLRSVSFPVTVAGAPDDIKAVCKLVTGPCENGALADLVEYLEAHCG; the protein is encoded by the coding sequence GTGAAGAAAAAACTTTCTGATTATCTGATTGTCAGCGACGTTGACTGGACGCTGATGCCGACGCCGGGCCCCATCCCGGCGCGTAATCTGGAGGCGCTCGAATACTTTACTGAAAAGGGTGGGCGCTTCTGCATTGCCAGCGGCCGGCCGCTGGTTTCGGTGCGGCGGTATATTGACCTGCTGCCGGTCAACGCGCCCTGCATCGTTTTTAACGGCAGCGCGGTTTATGACTATGCGCAGCACCGCCTTTATTACGCGCGTTACCTGCCCGGAACTTTTGCCGGCTATGTACAAAAACTGATTCAATTATTTCCGCAGATCGGTTTTGCTGTTTACGAAATGTACCAGATCCATGCGCTCCACAATGTTGAACAGACCCGGGCATATATGCAGATTGAAGGGCTTCCCATCTTTCCGCTTGGCGCGGAGGAACTCACCGGGGACTACTTTAAGCTGTTGATGGCCATGCCGGAGGAGCTGGTTGGGCCGGTCTCTGAATTTGTCCGGGCACAGTGCTGGGACGACGTGGAGTTTGTCACTTCCGGTCCCAATTTCCTGGAGATGCTGCCGAAAGGTTCGAACAAAGGGGAGGGAATCCGGCAGCTTTCGCGGCAATGCGGCATTTTGCATGAGAGTATTGTCGCGATCGGTGACTATTATAACGATTTTGAAATGCTTCGAAGCGTTTCATTTCCAGTGACGGTTGCTGGCGCGCCGGACGACATCAAAGCGGTCTGCAAGCTGGTGACCGGTCCCTGTGAGAACGGCGCGCTTGCAGACCTGGTCGAATACCTCGAAGCACACTGCGGATAA
- a CDS encoding RluA family pseudouridine synthase, with translation MNEQFYLTDEVDAGERIDKWLCENADGLTRSAIQRFCESGGVLANGKTVAKNYRLRGGEEILLRVPDAKPLDVLPQNIPVEILYEDDDLLVVNKPKGMVVHPAPGNWDGTLVNALLYHCAGRLSSINGVIRPGIVHRIDKDTSGLLIVAKNDFSHSMLAEQIKEHSFTRIYNAIVYGGFTELEGTVDAPIGRNPSDRKKMCVTEKNARKAVTHYSVREPFGAFTDLVLRLETGRTHQIRVHMAYKGHPVAGDPVYGPKKVITSLRGQCLHARTIGFVHPRTGAYLEFTSELPEYYLQFLNSIKEGKVR, from the coding sequence GTGAATGAGCAGTTCTATCTGACCGATGAAGTGGATGCGGGCGAGCGGATCGACAAATGGCTTTGTGAAAACGCGGACGGGCTTACCCGCTCCGCGATCCAGCGATTTTGTGAATCCGGCGGCGTGCTGGCAAATGGAAAAACTGTTGCCAAGAATTACCGGCTGCGCGGTGGGGAAGAGATCCTGCTGCGGGTTCCGGACGCAAAGCCGCTGGATGTTTTACCGCAGAATATTCCCGTGGAAATCCTCTATGAGGACGACGATTTGCTGGTGGTCAACAAACCCAAAGGGATGGTTGTTCATCCCGCGCCGGGCAACTGGGATGGGACGCTTGTAAACGCACTGCTTTACCACTGCGCGGGCAGACTTTCCAGCATCAACGGTGTGATCCGGCCAGGGATTGTCCACCGGATCGATAAGGACACCAGTGGCCTGCTTATCGTGGCAAAGAATGATTTTTCCCACAGTATGCTTGCGGAACAGATAAAGGAACATAGCTTTACACGCATTTATAACGCCATTGTTTACGGTGGATTTACAGAGTTGGAGGGGACGGTTGATGCGCCAATCGGCAGGAACCCCAGTGACCGAAAGAAAATGTGTGTCACCGAAAAAAATGCCCGTAAAGCAGTTACCCATTACAGCGTGCGTGAACCGTTTGGCGCATTCACCGATCTTGTCCTTCGCCTTGAAACAGGCCGCACCCATCAGATCCGGGTGCATATGGCCTATAAGGGCCATCCGGTTGCGGGAGACCCTGTGTATGGCCCCAAAAAAGTGATCACCAGCCTGCGCGGCCAGTGCCTGCACGCGCGGACAATCGGCTTTGTCCATCCACGCACCGGCGCATATCTCGAATTTACGAGTGAGCTGCCGGAATACTATCTGCAATTTTTGAACTCTATCAAGGAGGGCAAGGTCCGGTGA
- the lspA gene encoding signal peptidase II, whose product MTVSLILLSAAALVIVDQLLKIWVLGTLVGAPSVTLIPGLLQLTYVENRGAAFGIFQGKTQLLSIVTGIVLAGIIVALVMGKFKHKLVLWSMGLIIAGGVGNLIDRVFRTFVVDYLDISPLFNFPVFNFADCCVVIGTGLLLVYLLFFEEKKTLGKDAQPVKAEETHPEEEEPSGE is encoded by the coding sequence ATGACAGTAAGTTTGATATTGCTTTCGGCTGCCGCATTGGTGATCGTAGACCAGCTGCTGAAAATTTGGGTACTGGGGACCCTTGTGGGAGCGCCTTCGGTGACACTGATTCCAGGACTTCTGCAATTGACCTATGTGGAGAACCGCGGCGCGGCTTTTGGAATTTTCCAAGGGAAAACCCAGCTGCTTTCGATCGTGACCGGGATTGTGCTTGCCGGTATTATCGTCGCTTTGGTGATGGGGAAGTTCAAACATAAGCTGGTGCTCTGGAGCATGGGTCTCATCATCGCGGGCGGCGTCGGCAACCTGATCGACCGGGTGTTCCGCACCTTTGTGGTCGATTACCTGGATATTTCTCCGCTTTTCAATTTCCCAGTATTCAATTTTGCGGATTGCTGTGTCGTTATCGGGACAGGGCTGCTGCTTGTTTACCTGCTTTTCTTTGAGGAGAAAAAAACTTTGGGGAAAGATGCGCAGCCGGTCAAGGCGGAAGAAACCCATCCGGAAGAAGAGGAGCCGAGCGGTGAATGA